The proteins below come from a single Chitinophaga pinensis DSM 2588 genomic window:
- a CDS encoding alpha/beta hydrolase family protein, giving the protein MKRVCFCMALLCFGSFIAHAQKPVINNDTYKSWIELRDYHISDDGRYVLYNYGGEAGGDTKILQSTQGAYKKVLDSLQQAWFIDGGNYVLFIANKKAGILKCGEDTLQYIPNASELKYCEAGGRKWIFFLREGNLLQRDLQSSTIKSYNDITKYWLNETGGSLLYFSKNKLTQVDIGTGKEKVIYTGPVPDDITFDQKGQQLCFLLKGEENKIFYFKAGGDSAIAKITSGSRSIKKGFYVADEPPRFTEDGSAILLRLGKETAAPAVDTTVIAANVDIWNYKDAFLQSNQAFTAGEIRNRKYAAAFNLYNNNLIQIENQDTMLASSIGSRYALVRPSTFMADMYWNPDLADTYDLLSIRDGKRKTIASNQTSMTISPNEQFVCWFDTISKHYYTYEIKSGITRNISDGISGSLINPGTIAKVAGPIGTAGWLKNDGALLIYDQYDIWQVDPSAKKRPVNLTKSFGSKHKILLRAGIDEDKMSQFELTSQLLLAALDQQTKRNGFFTIQLNQENELTDHGLDDCLYFVPNIYVDHPRAPLKARNSNEYLVTRQTAREAPNVFITDDFKHFKQLSSIAPQANYNWLTAEIHHWPLEEGGEGTGILYKPENFDSSKTYPIIYNYYELRSNELNRFWSPELPNGQLSIPWYVSNGYLVFIPDISFRAGEFSSDLNNIISSSVAYLKQYKWVDTKRMGIQGHSFAGYITNILAAQTNLFAAAQSTAGLSDMIVEYAGLGFGGKSLIEMTEEGQLKMGSPPWAKPDMYKANSVLYTLDKMTTPILLVHNKEDGAVPFAHSLLLFNSLRRLNKPVWMLQYDGEEHVLSSTPVRLDYSIRQQQFFNHYLKDGPLPGWMKAGVPYSSKGIRSGLNTR; this is encoded by the coding sequence ATGAAAAGAGTCTGTTTCTGCATGGCATTGCTTTGCTTTGGAAGCTTTATTGCTCACGCACAAAAGCCGGTCATTAACAACGATACCTACAAAAGCTGGATAGAATTGCGTGATTACCACATATCTGATGATGGCAGGTATGTGCTTTATAACTATGGTGGTGAGGCTGGAGGAGATACCAAAATTCTGCAGTCCACCCAGGGCGCTTACAAAAAGGTACTTGATTCTCTACAGCAGGCCTGGTTTATCGATGGAGGTAACTACGTGCTGTTCATTGCAAATAAAAAGGCCGGAATATTGAAATGCGGAGAAGATACGCTTCAATATATACCCAACGCCAGCGAACTAAAATACTGTGAAGCGGGTGGCCGCAAGTGGATATTCTTTTTAAGAGAAGGAAATCTGCTACAGCGCGACCTGCAATCATCCACCATAAAATCATATAATGATATTACGAAGTATTGGTTAAATGAAACGGGTGGTAGCCTACTGTACTTCAGCAAGAATAAACTAACACAGGTAGATATAGGCACGGGAAAAGAAAAAGTGATTTACACTGGTCCGGTGCCCGATGACATTACATTTGACCAGAAGGGGCAGCAGCTATGCTTTTTACTGAAAGGAGAGGAGAATAAAATATTTTATTTTAAGGCGGGTGGAGACAGTGCCATTGCAAAAATAACCTCCGGCAGCCGTAGCATAAAAAAAGGTTTTTATGTGGCAGATGAGCCACCCAGGTTTACAGAAGATGGAAGCGCTATTCTTTTGCGACTAGGGAAGGAAACAGCAGCTCCAGCGGTAGATACCACTGTTATTGCAGCAAACGTTGATATCTGGAACTATAAGGATGCTTTCCTTCAATCCAACCAGGCATTTACCGCCGGCGAAATAAGGAATCGCAAGTATGCGGCTGCTTTTAATCTTTACAATAATAATTTGATACAGATCGAAAATCAGGACACCATGCTTGCCAGCTCCATCGGCAGCCGTTATGCCCTTGTAAGGCCTTCCACCTTTATGGCAGATATGTACTGGAATCCGGATCTGGCAGATACCTACGATCTCCTATCCATTCGCGATGGTAAACGAAAGACTATTGCCTCCAATCAAACCAGCATGACGATCTCTCCCAACGAGCAGTTCGTATGTTGGTTCGACACCATATCAAAACACTACTACACGTATGAGATAAAATCGGGTATTACCCGAAATATATCTGATGGCATATCAGGATCACTTATCAATCCCGGAACCATTGCCAAAGTGGCGGGTCCGATAGGAACTGCAGGATGGTTGAAAAATGACGGAGCGTTGTTGATTTATGATCAGTATGATATATGGCAGGTGGACCCCTCAGCTAAGAAACGTCCTGTTAATCTTACCAAAAGTTTTGGAAGTAAGCATAAGATACTACTACGTGCAGGCATCGATGAAGATAAAATGAGCCAGTTCGAATTAACAAGTCAGCTTCTTTTAGCAGCACTTGATCAACAGACTAAAAGAAACGGCTTTTTTACTATACAGCTTAATCAAGAAAATGAACTGACCGACCATGGTTTAGACGATTGTCTCTACTTTGTTCCCAATATCTATGTAGACCATCCCAGGGCCCCGCTAAAAGCCCGCAACTCGAACGAATACCTCGTAACGCGCCAAACGGCCCGGGAAGCTCCTAATGTTTTTATTACTGACGATTTCAAACACTTCAAACAACTATCTTCTATTGCTCCCCAGGCCAACTACAACTGGCTTACTGCTGAAATTCACCATTGGCCGCTTGAGGAAGGGGGAGAAGGTACAGGCATACTTTACAAGCCGGAAAATTTCGACAGTAGCAAAACCTATCCCATTATTTACAACTACTACGAACTACGAAGTAATGAACTAAATCGTTTTTGGTCGCCCGAACTTCCGAACGGACAGCTTTCGATTCCCTGGTATGTAAGTAATGGTTACCTGGTATTTATTCCGGATATCAGCTTCAGAGCGGGAGAATTCAGCAGCGATCTTAACAATATAATAAGTTCTTCCGTTGCTTATCTTAAGCAATATAAGTGGGTTGATACCAAAAGAATGGGTATTCAGGGGCATAGCTTCGCGGGGTATATTACCAACATACTGGCCGCACAAACGAACTTGTTTGCCGCTGCCCAATCAACCGCAGGACTATCTGATATGATCGTTGAATATGCGGGCCTGGGATTTGGAGGCAAAAGCTTAATAGAAATGACAGAAGAAGGCCAGTTAAAGATGGGTAGTCCACCCTGGGCAAAACCAGATATGTATAAAGCCAACTCAGTGCTTTACACCTTAGATAAGATGACGACACCGATATTGCTTGTACACAACAAAGAAGATGGTGCCGTTCCATTTGCGCACTCTTTACTGCTGTTCAACTCCCTGAGGCGGCTTAACAAGCCCGTATGGATGCTTCAATACGATGGGGAAGAGCACGTACTAAGCAGCACGCCTGTTCGATTGGATTACTCCATACGGCAGCAGCAGTTTTTCAATCATTACCTCAAAGACGGTCCGCTTCCGGGGTGGATGAAAGCCGGAGTGCCTTATTCTTCAAAAGGTATACGGTCCGGATTGAATACCCGCTAA
- a CDS encoding RNA polymerase sigma factor, with the protein MQDEELIELLTGGDEGLAEKAFNVVYDRYKASAIRAAAYITKDAEDAADVVQDVFADLWQKRAKKEIDGNLGAYLNRAAQHRAMNMLNSGIKRKKRHFHHEEKYGMLSDQMLRQEKLKQLIEAVDKIAPEPYANAFKDSNIYGEEDQDVADKYNIPLRRVRYLTSKLTAKLRSIFNPK; encoded by the coding sequence ATGCAAGATGAAGAATTAATTGAATTATTAACAGGAGGTGATGAGGGCCTGGCCGAAAAGGCATTTAATGTAGTATACGACAGGTATAAGGCTTCTGCCATTCGTGCAGCGGCCTATATTACCAAAGACGCGGAAGACGCAGCGGATGTGGTACAGGATGTGTTTGCGGATCTGTGGCAGAAACGCGCAAAGAAAGAAATTGATGGCAATTTGGGAGCCTATTTAAACCGGGCTGCCCAACATCGCGCCATGAACATGCTAAACAGTGGCATTAAAAGGAAGAAAAGACATTTCCATCATGAAGAAAAGTACGGTATGTTAAGTGATCAGATGCTGAGACAGGAAAAGCTAAAACAATTAATAGAGGCGGTAGATAAAATCGCCCCTGAACCATATGCAAACGCATTTAAAGACTCAAATATATACGGAGAAGAGGACCAGGACGTAGCCGACAAATACAATATACCACTCAGGCGCGTAAGGTATCTTACTTCGAAACTCACGGCAAAACTTAGATCGATTTTTAACCCAAAGTAA
- a CDS encoding RNA polymerase sigma factor, whose protein sequence is MKEESTFCNEFVLRGLIEGDEQALTKVIGRYRDFLFMQAQRMLGDVMEADDVVQEVFIKLWNVKSKLKPDTSLDVYLSVLTKNASTSVLRKRKVWKRRHAGFTAGQSHYFQMKPMEDEELGQQLRTAFQQLSEAQQRIFNYVYIEDKSYAEIMQEHNLRLQTVKNTVSNALKKLRNNLQVLIK, encoded by the coding sequence ATGAAGGAAGAAAGCACATTCTGCAATGAATTTGTACTGCGAGGCCTTATCGAAGGAGATGAGCAGGCATTGACAAAAGTTATAGGTCGCTATCGCGACTTTCTTTTTATGCAGGCCCAGAGAATGCTGGGTGATGTGATGGAAGCAGATGATGTGGTGCAGGAGGTGTTCATCAAACTCTGGAATGTTAAAAGCAAATTAAAACCGGACACATCATTAGATGTATATTTAAGCGTACTCACCAAAAACGCCTCAACCTCTGTTTTGCGGAAAAGAAAGGTGTGGAAAAGAAGGCATGCAGGATTCACAGCGGGCCAGTCACACTATTTTCAGATGAAGCCAATGGAAGACGAGGAATTGGGGCAACAGCTTCGAACGGCTTTTCAACAGCTTAGTGAAGCGCAGCAGCGTATCTTCAACTACGTTTATATAGAAGACAAGAGCTATGCTGAAATTATGCAGGAGCATAATCTTCGACTGCAAACAGTGAAAAATACGGTATCTAATGCCCTCAAGAAACTTCGCAACAACTTGCAGGTATTAATAAAATAA
- a CDS encoding FecR family protein: protein MKKSTRQITTLIIAEITGSITHHEQELLNMLVNKYPQVKALHGYLHENALLVKEHISAVNEHEALEIIKKVKQQTERKRIKIIPLAAAACILVVVVVGIALWRPAMRKHPPNLADITRFSRITLLIGRDTLPIADTMVLIDATNGITMKSGPLLATMKKEYRGARAKIVVPAGKQCRVVMSEGSSAMLNAFSQMDFPLVFEEGARSVDLHGEAYFRVAATKARPFNVHSANATVNVLATEFNVNSYDNHHTRVALFSGEATVSGSHTSVALKTGYAADIVGGKLATMRFDPQKEVGWMTRIIHMETRDENEVKEIAYRYFNVKLEMDGWTTDKTAFAVINLDKPIEDFLTQLIIEGDIKKDKNGTYHIKLK from the coding sequence ATGAAAAAGAGTACCCGGCAAATTACCACCCTCATAATTGCTGAAATCACCGGATCGATAACCCATCATGAACAAGAGCTGTTAAACATGTTAGTGAACAAATATCCTCAGGTAAAAGCTTTACACGGCTATTTGCATGAGAACGCATTGCTCGTAAAAGAACATATTTCGGCAGTAAATGAACACGAAGCTTTAGAGATCATAAAAAAGGTGAAACAGCAAACGGAGCGGAAAAGAATAAAAATAATACCCCTGGCAGCGGCCGCCTGCATATTGGTGGTGGTTGTAGTAGGTATTGCCCTTTGGCGACCGGCCATGCGCAAGCACCCTCCCAATCTGGCAGACATCACGCGGTTTAGCCGCATCACGCTTTTAATTGGCCGGGATACCCTCCCTATAGCCGATACGATGGTATTAATAGATGCTACCAACGGCATAACAATGAAGAGCGGCCCTTTGCTCGCAACCATGAAGAAAGAGTACAGGGGCGCTAGAGCAAAAATAGTGGTACCGGCCGGCAAACAATGCAGGGTGGTAATGAGCGAAGGCTCCAGCGCTATGCTCAATGCTTTTTCCCAGATGGATTTTCCGCTGGTATTTGAGGAAGGAGCACGATCCGTTGATCTGCATGGCGAAGCATATTTCCGGGTGGCGGCTACTAAGGCACGTCCCTTTAACGTCCATTCGGCCAATGCAACAGTAAACGTATTAGCTACCGAATTCAATGTTAACAGCTACGATAACCATCACACGCGGGTAGCGCTGTTTTCAGGCGAGGCAACAGTTTCCGGAAGCCATACATCTGTAGCGCTGAAAACAGGCTATGCGGCGGATATAGTGGGCGGAAAGCTGGCTACCATGCGATTTGATCCCCAAAAGGAAGTTGGCTGGATGACACGCATTATACACATGGAAACAAGAGATGAAAATGAAGTAAAGGAGATTGCGTACAGGTACTTTAACGTAAAGCTGGAAATGGATGGTTGGACAACGGATAAAACCGCATTTGCAGTGATCAATCTTGATAAGCCTATCGAGGACTTTCTCACCCAGTTGATCATTGAAGGCGATATTAAGAAAGATAAAAATGGAACTTATCATATAAAACTAAAATAG
- a CDS encoding FecR family protein — protein MSPDRYLIEQLVLKELSGVITDSEKAMLDEAVRQDPAMWALKEELKRELANDEIRAYLANHPADEKAPQILDQIYKREKRQKTILRLSTAIAASGLIAFAAIKYLLPESTLHKNNTAISQVNHTDTSVLLRLPDGKEILLDSATKQLNTANINISTASKALSYEAMSEDNGALAVLQVPDGKDYKIHLNDGSEVHLNAGTRLEFPLKFSEESRDISINGEAYIKVAKQASKPFIVHLPHGTVQVLGTEFNVNTYDSGVHKVALVEGSVAVKAGNKKQLLKPGFELTSDAAGLKTSDFDAEEVLSWREGKYFINNLNFLEISRVLSRCYGVTVSIDNERVAKQYFTGVIYKNQSIDIALRGMQLTNTIEYYTDKAGVIHIK, from the coding sequence ATGAGCCCAGATCGATATTTAATAGAACAGTTAGTCCTCAAAGAACTATCCGGAGTTATTACCGACTCCGAAAAAGCCATGCTCGATGAGGCTGTGAGACAAGATCCTGCCATGTGGGCATTGAAAGAAGAGCTTAAACGAGAGCTGGCAAACGATGAAATAAGGGCCTACCTTGCCAATCATCCTGCTGATGAAAAAGCCCCCCAGATACTCGATCAGATTTATAAAAGGGAAAAGAGGCAAAAGACTATTTTGAGACTGTCTACTGCCATAGCAGCATCGGGATTAATAGCTTTTGCTGCGATAAAATACCTGCTGCCAGAAAGTACACTTCATAAAAACAATACTGCTATTTCTCAAGTTAATCATACAGATACTTCTGTGCTGTTACGCTTACCGGACGGTAAAGAAATTTTGCTCGACTCTGCCACCAAGCAACTTAATACCGCAAACATTAATATAAGTACAGCAAGCAAAGCGCTAAGCTATGAAGCTATGAGCGAAGATAATGGAGCGCTGGCTGTACTACAGGTGCCGGACGGAAAGGATTATAAGATCCACCTAAATGACGGGTCTGAAGTTCATTTAAATGCGGGTACCCGCCTCGAATTTCCATTGAAATTTAGTGAAGAAAGCCGTGACATATCCATCAATGGAGAGGCTTATATAAAGGTGGCCAAGCAGGCCAGCAAGCCGTTTATTGTACATCTTCCTCACGGAACAGTGCAAGTGCTGGGTACTGAGTTTAATGTAAATACCTACGATAGCGGTGTTCATAAGGTGGCACTTGTGGAAGGATCTGTTGCAGTAAAGGCTGGTAACAAAAAGCAATTATTAAAACCAGGCTTTGAACTAACAAGTGATGCTGCCGGTTTAAAAACCAGTGATTTTGATGCCGAAGAGGTATTGAGCTGGCGGGAAGGGAAATATTTTATCAATAATTTAAACTTTCTGGAAATAAGCCGCGTTTTATCAAGGTGTTATGGAGTAACCGTTTCGATTGATAATGAGCGGGTGGCGAAACAATACTTTACCGGTGTAATATACAAGAACCAATCCATAGATATAGCCCTGCGAGGCATGCAGTTAACAAATACAATTGAATATTATACCGATAAAGCGGGAGTAATTCATATCAAATAG
- a CDS encoding SusC/RagA family TonB-linked outer membrane protein, producing the protein MSEKDVSLSVILRKITKKTGITIFFNNAELSSFTGVTLNVKNVPFNEVMNQLLTGRGLSWVAVNATTVTVRKGKVESSPPATPAARGADTVLDVSGKVINEKGDPVPGATVMVKNSNKGSSTDADGNFIIKQIPSNAYLTITSISFVPKLIAVRGKPYMGNIALQEYVGDLDETVIKGYYSTTKRFNTGNVTTIKAEDIEKQPVSDPLLTLQGRVPGMTITQTTGVQGGAVNVQIRGRSSINNGTQPLFIVDGVPYEPSITSPPFANYGAVGLTASTLNFLNPADIESIDVLKDADATSIYGSRGANGVILITTKKGKIGKTNINLSANTGIQKMLNKRELLSTKQYLAMRREAFKNDGEEPSVENAPDLMMWDTTRYTDWQKEMIGKTARYTDAQASISGGTPNFQYLMGGNFHRETTIFPGDFHTQRGGMHFNLSGNAFDQRLKVSFIGNYTLSNSDFPGGDFATNIYLPPNTPPPFNADGTLNWANSSWINPYSQLVSRILEAQTNNIVSNVDASFRILPGLVAKVNMGYNELRNSTFSGKLLAGVNPADLNFETAEADYTTTKVKSWISEPQISYSTMMGPGRLESVLGATILAKRMENQYVYTGGIEDDALIKNPAAATSFNVLGASSYYKYIAFFGQLGYNMNERYLLNFGFRRDGSSRFGPNRQFASFGSVGMGWIFSQEDWMRANVPFLSFGKLRGSIGITGNDQIGDYQFLDQYEFQRGLYQGTKGVRVTGLYNPDYEWEKTKKMELGLEMGFLKDRISLSVSRFYTRSSNQLSVYFLPVIVGNTTVLGNLPAVVLNRGWEVVLSTQNIKQKSFTWSTSFNISVNRNKLAAYSGPDISLKEGRSLTTVNLYKSFGVDPVTGKYLFASIEGKPVELNAPADGFQATVDPAPAFFGGMENSFTYKGLRLDIFLQFVKQKGLRGVFNNEALPGIMKNQPLEVLDRWQKEGDKALVQRYNQNQSMFFDFTTWNMNSDAAYGDASFVRCKNIALSWQLPAKWMKKMNGGAASFFVNGQNLFTITGYKGWDPETQSVVVIPPVFTLTGGFRLTL; encoded by the coding sequence TTGTCTGAAAAAGATGTTTCGCTGAGTGTTATCTTAAGGAAGATTACCAAGAAAACGGGTATTACTATCTTCTTCAACAACGCAGAGCTGTCTTCGTTTACGGGTGTTACCCTTAATGTCAAAAATGTTCCCTTCAATGAGGTAATGAATCAGCTGCTAACAGGCAGGGGATTGAGTTGGGTAGCCGTAAATGCAACTACAGTTACCGTTCGAAAAGGTAAAGTTGAAAGTTCTCCTCCTGCAACCCCTGCAGCCAGGGGAGCAGATACGGTATTAGATGTATCGGGCAAGGTGATCAATGAAAAGGGAGATCCGGTACCTGGTGCTACCGTTATGGTTAAAAATAGTAACAAGGGAAGTTCCACGGATGCCGACGGCAATTTCATTATCAAGCAAATTCCTTCAAATGCGTATCTAACTATTACAAGCATTTCTTTTGTGCCTAAGCTGATTGCAGTTAGAGGAAAGCCTTACATGGGCAATATCGCTCTACAGGAGTACGTGGGTGATCTCGACGAAACAGTTATTAAAGGTTATTACAGTACTACAAAACGGTTTAATACAGGTAACGTAACTACTATTAAGGCGGAGGATATAGAAAAGCAACCGGTATCTGACCCCTTACTTACTTTGCAGGGAAGAGTGCCAGGCATGACGATTACGCAAACTACGGGAGTTCAGGGTGGCGCAGTGAATGTTCAGATACGCGGACGCAGTAGTATAAACAATGGCACACAACCTCTTTTTATAGTAGATGGAGTACCCTACGAACCTTCTATTACTTCTCCCCCATTCGCAAATTATGGCGCGGTAGGCTTAACAGCATCTACACTTAATTTTTTGAACCCGGCAGATATAGAAAGTATAGATGTATTAAAGGATGCCGACGCCACTTCTATATATGGGAGCAGGGGAGCAAATGGCGTTATTCTAATTACCACTAAAAAGGGAAAGATCGGTAAAACCAATATTAACCTGAGTGCTAATACCGGTATCCAGAAAATGTTGAACAAACGGGAATTGTTATCAACAAAGCAATACCTCGCCATGCGTAGAGAAGCCTTTAAGAACGATGGCGAGGAACCTTCGGTTGAAAATGCACCGGACCTGATGATGTGGGATACTACAAGGTATACAGATTGGCAAAAGGAGATGATCGGAAAAACGGCCAGGTATACCGATGCTCAGGCATCCATTTCCGGAGGTACGCCTAATTTTCAATATTTAATGGGCGGCAATTTTCACCGGGAAACAACTATTTTTCCGGGCGATTTTCATACCCAGCGTGGTGGAATGCATTTCAATTTGTCTGGAAATGCTTTTGACCAGCGATTGAAAGTTTCTTTTATAGGTAACTATACGCTTAGCAACAGCGATTTTCCGGGTGGCGATTTTGCCACTAATATTTATCTGCCTCCCAATACGCCGCCGCCCTTTAATGCAGATGGAACGCTTAACTGGGCCAATTCCAGCTGGATCAACCCCTATTCACAACTGGTTAGCAGAATTCTGGAAGCTCAAACGAATAATATCGTTTCGAATGTTGATGCGAGCTTTCGGATTTTACCGGGATTGGTGGCGAAGGTAAATATGGGCTATAATGAGCTTAGAAACAGCACTTTTAGCGGAAAACTACTGGCGGGTGTGAACCCCGCTGATTTGAATTTTGAGACAGCGGAAGCTGATTATACCACTACGAAAGTAAAATCATGGATATCGGAACCGCAGATCTCTTATTCGACCATGATGGGCCCTGGCCGCTTAGAATCGGTATTGGGCGCTACCATTCTTGCCAAGAGAATGGAAAATCAATATGTGTACACCGGCGGTATTGAAGATGACGCACTTATTAAAAATCCGGCAGCAGCTACTTCTTTCAATGTGCTGGGTGCAAGTAGCTATTATAAGTACATAGCCTTCTTCGGCCAGCTTGGCTATAATATGAATGAACGATACCTGTTGAATTTCGGCTTTAGGAGAGACGGAAGTAGCCGTTTTGGTCCCAACAGGCAGTTCGCATCTTTTGGTTCGGTAGGGATGGGCTGGATTTTTTCGCAGGAAGATTGGATGAGGGCTAATGTGCCCTTCCTTAGCTTTGGAAAATTACGGGGTAGCATCGGTATAACCGGAAACGATCAGATTGGCGATTATCAGTTCCTGGATCAATACGAATTTCAGCGAGGACTGTATCAAGGCACTAAAGGGGTAAGAGTTACAGGGCTGTACAATCCTGATTACGAATGGGAAAAAACCAAAAAAATGGAATTAGGACTTGAAATGGGATTTTTAAAAGATCGCATTTCATTAAGTGTTAGCCGGTTTTATACCCGCTCCAGTAACCAGCTCTCGGTTTATTTTCTTCCTGTCATTGTGGGTAATACTACCGTTCTCGGTAATTTGCCCGCCGTTGTTCTTAACCGTGGCTGGGAAGTGGTGCTTTCTACCCAAAATATTAAACAGAAAAGCTTTACCTGGTCTACCTCTTTTAATATTTCTGTTAACCGCAACAAACTGGCTGCTTACAGCGGGCCAGATATCTCACTTAAGGAAGGAAGATCGCTTACAACGGTTAATTTGTATAAGTCCTTCGGCGTTGACCCTGTAACAGGAAAATACCTGTTCGCAAGTATAGAGGGAAAGCCGGTTGAATTAAATGCACCAGCAGATGGATTTCAGGCGACGGTAGATCCGGCCCCGGCTTTCTTTGGTGGAATGGAAAATAGTTTTACCTATAAAGGCCTGCGACTGGATATCTTTTTACAGTTCGTGAAGCAGAAAGGGCTGAGAGGCGTATTCAATAATGAGGCCCTCCCCGGCATTATGAAAAATCAGCCATTGGAAGTGCTGGACAGGTGGCAAAAAGAAGGAGATAAGGCCCTGGTACAACGTTATAATCAGAACCAAAGCATGTTCTTTGATTTCACTACCTGGAATATGAATAGTGATGCAGCGTATGGAGATGCTTCATTTGTCCGCTGCAAAAACATTGCGCTCTCCTGGCAGCTACCCGCAAAATGGATGAAAAAGATGAACGGCGGTGCCGCCAGTTTCTTTGTAAATGGTCAAAATTTATTCACAATTACAGGATATAAGGGATGGGACCCTGAAACACAATCCGTAGTTGTTATTCCTCCTGTGTTCACACTTACTGGTGGCTTTAGATTAACACTTTAA